The Microbacterium sp. SORGH_AS_0862 region TCACCGACGCCGCCCGCCGCCCGCTGAAGAAGTTCTCCGGCGGGATGCGGCGGCGCCTCGACCTCGCGGCCTCGCTCATCGCCCAGCCCCCGCTCATCTTCCTCGACGAGCCGACGACGGGCCTCGATCCCCGCACCCGCGGGCAGATGTGGGACACGATCCGCGAGCTCGTCGCCGGCGGCTCCACCGTCCTGCTGACCACGCAGTACCTCGACGAGGCCGACCAGCTCGCCGACCGCATCGCGGTGATCGACCACGGCCGCGTCGTTGCAGAGGGCACCTCGGACGAGCTCAAGGCATCGGTGGGGACCGCGAGCCTGCAGCTGCGCGTCTCGGAGACGGCGGACACCGCATCCGCTCTCGAGATCGTCGAGACCGTGCTCGGGGTCCGCGCCACGCTCTCCCCCGAGGCCTCCCGCATCACGGCTCCCATGGCGGATGCGGACCGCGTCACCGACCTGCTCCTGGCCCTGCGCACCGGCGGCGTGCGTCTGGCCGAGATGAGCGTGCAGAAACCCACCCTCGACGAGGTGTTCCTCACCATCACCGGACACGACACCGGTGCGGGCACCGCAGACGAGACCGAGACGAAAGAGATGGTGAGCGCATGACCACCCTCGCACCCCACCGCATCGTGCCCGCGACCGAGCGGACACTGAAGAACCGCACGAGCCTGTCGCAGACGGTGAGCAACACCCTCACGATGGCGTACCGCGGCCTCGTGAAGATCCGGCGCACACCGGAGCAGCTCGTCGATGTGACGCTGCAGCCGATCATCTTCACCCTGATGTTCGCGTACATCTTCGGCGGCGCGATCTCCGGCGACGTGCAGAACTACCTGCCGCTGCTGATCCCCGGGATCCTCGTGCAGACGGTCGTGACCACCTCCGTCGTCACCGGCACACAGCTGCGCGAGGACATGGACAAGGGCGTGTTCGACCGCTTCCGCTCCCTGCCGATCGCCCGCATCGCGCCCCTGTCGGGCGCGTTGCTGGCCGACACTCTGCGCTACACGATCGCCACCACCCTCACCTTCGGGATGGGCTTCGTCATGGGCTACCGGCCCGGCGGCGGCGTGCTCGCCGTCATCGGCGCGGGCCTGCTCGTGATCGTCTCGTCGTGGGCGATGAGCTGGATCTTCGCGTTCTTCGGCGTGATCGCCCGCACCGCGGCCAGCGTGCAGGGCATCTCGATGCTGGCACTGTTCCCGCTGACGTTCCTCTCGAACGCCTTCGTCCCGGTCGACACGCTGCCCGACGTGCTGCGGTGGTTCGCGGAGATCAACCCGATCTCCCACCTCATCACCGCCGTGCGCGACCTCGCGAACTCCGGCGTCGTGGGCGGCGACCTGTTCGTCTCGCTCGCGGGAGCCGCCGTCATCGTGGTGATCTTCGCCCCGCTGACCGTGCGCGCCTACATGCGCAAGGCCTGACTCAGAGCAGCGCCACCAGGTCGGCGAGATCTGCGGGGCCGGATGCGGAAGCGTCCGGCCCCGCATCCGTTCCGATCTTCGCCCGCACGCGCTGCACGACGGGATCCGTCTCGTCGGACCGGCCCCGCAGCACCGCCGCGAGCGCCAGAGC contains the following coding sequences:
- a CDS encoding ATP-binding cassette domain-containing protein, whose protein sequence is MTNSLPPAVRAEGLVKVFGDNRAVDGVDLLVPTGTVYGVLGPNGAGKTTTINMLATLMRPDAGRAEIFGHDVTAEPQVVRQLIGVTGQFASVDETLSATENLMIFARLLGLSRADARAKSTDLLERFGLTDAARRPLKKFSGGMRRRLDLAASLIAQPPLIFLDEPTTGLDPRTRGQMWDTIRELVAGGSTVLLTTQYLDEADQLADRIAVIDHGRVVAEGTSDELKASVGTASLQLRVSETADTASALEIVETVLGVRATLSPEASRITAPMADADRVTDLLLALRTGGVRLAEMSVQKPTLDEVFLTITGHDTGAGTADETETKEMVSA
- a CDS encoding ABC transporter permease, with product MTTLAPHRIVPATERTLKNRTSLSQTVSNTLTMAYRGLVKIRRTPEQLVDVTLQPIIFTLMFAYIFGGAISGDVQNYLPLLIPGILVQTVVTTSVVTGTQLREDMDKGVFDRFRSLPIARIAPLSGALLADTLRYTIATTLTFGMGFVMGYRPGGGVLAVIGAGLLVIVSSWAMSWIFAFFGVIARTAASVQGISMLALFPLTFLSNAFVPVDTLPDVLRWFAEINPISHLITAVRDLANSGVVGGDLFVSLAGAAVIVVIFAPLTVRAYMRKA